GCGTGTATGTTCAACCCCAACGATTGCTGTAAAGTGCTGATCGGCATCGCGCCATAAGAATAGTTCGCGATTGTCAGAGGCCGCATACCAATCAAATTCATCTTGCAGGTGATGCATGTCACGTAAGCCAGGTACGAATGATAGTAAGCCCATCGCAACTTTTTTATTATCTTCTCGATATTTTACTAACATGACTCCCCTTTGAAATATTATTGGTTCGGTTGCTGTATGTGGGCACGGATACGATACTGCGTCTGAAACCACGTACAACTAACCGAGGCAAAATTCAGTATTTACTACTGGCGTTAAGCTCGCGGGTGCGTACGCCGGTAGACCGCGTTGGCACGTTCGTTTGTGATGTGCGTATAGATTTGTGTGGTTGATATATCTGAGTGCCCTAATAACTCTTGGACAATCCGTAAATCAGCCCCATTTTCCAAAATATGCGTGGCAAATGAGTGACGCAACGTGTGCGGTGACACGTCTTTGGTGATTCCTGCCGCTGCGACAATTTGCTTGATAATCTTCCAAATTCCTTGGCGCGTTAACTGGTGGCCGTGGTCATTTAGAAACAAATATGGACTCGTTGTGCCCTTTAATTGAGTTGGGCGCACGTTGGCGTAATACTTAGCGACCCACTCCATTGCTAAGTCCCCAATTGGTACGAT
This is a stretch of genomic DNA from Periweissella cryptocerci. It encodes these proteins:
- a CDS encoding N-acetyltransferase — encoded protein: MLVKYREDNKKVAMGLLSFVPGLRDMHHLQDEFDWYAASDNRELFLWRDADQHFTAIVGVEHTRGVMLLRQISLTPSLRDGQYMFQVLDALIDMYPEETLMGTIAGQRIVNAWRKSHAK